One region of Brassica napus cultivar Da-Ae chromosome A10, Da-Ae, whole genome shotgun sequence genomic DNA includes:
- the LOC106371504 gene encoding probable inactive purple acid phosphatase 28 — MSCATVTVNWKHTILYLTLIISLLYSIETLISHKLHVNHNQIRLKRSPNLPLRFRDDGTFKILQVADMHFGMGSITRCRDVADAEYGYCSDLNTTRFLRRMIEAERPDLIAFTGDNIFGSSTTDAAESLLQAIGPAIEYGIPWAAILGNHDQESTMNRAELMTFLSLMDFSLSQINPPLEDGAERGALRSIDGFGNYRLRVHGAPGSVLSNSTVFDLFFLDSGDRETVQGRRTYGWIKDSQLSWLQDASKQGLNPDPALAFFHIPIPEVRDLWYTPFFGQFQEGVACSIVQSGVLNTFLSMGNVKAAFIGHDHVNDFCGNLKGVWFCYGGGFGYHAYGRRNWHRRARLIEAKLGKGKDTWTGVQRIKTWKRLDDGDLSKIDEQVLWEASYSFLK, encoded by the exons ATGAGCTGTGCAACCGTAACTGTGAACTGGAAACACACTATCCTCTACCTAACCCTAatcatatctcttctctacTCGATCGAAACCCTCATCTCGCACAAACTACACGTCAACCACAACCAAATCCGCCTCAAAAGGTCTCCGAATCTCCCTCTACGGTTCCGCGACGACGGCACCTTCAAAATCCTCCAG GTCGCGGATATGCATTTCGGAATGGGGAGCATTACTCGATGCAGAGATGTGGCGGATGCAGAATACGGTTACTGCTCTGATCTCAATACCACTCGGTTCCTTCGGAGGATGATTGAAGCTGAGAGACCCGATCTCATCGCATTTACTG GGGATAATATATTTGGATCAAGCACTACTGATGCAGCGGAGTCTCTTCTTCAAGCCATTGGTCCGGCTATTGAATATGGAATCCCATGGGCTGCCATTTTAGGAAATCATGACCAGGAGTCCACTATGAACCGTGCAGAGCTGATGACTTTCCTCTCGCTTATggatttttctctctctcaaatcAATCCACCTCTCGAAGATGGCGCGGAAAGAGGCGCATTGAGGTCAATTGATGGCTTTGGGAATTACCGCCTCAGAGTACACGGTGCACCTGGTTCTGTTCTGTCAAATAGCACCGTCTTTGACCTCTTCTTTCTTGACAGTGGAGATAGAGAAACTGTCCAAGGTAGACGAACATATGGATGGATCAAGGACTCTCAACTTAGTTGGCTTCAAGATGCTTCTAAACAG GGTCTTAATCCTGATCCAGCGCTAGCCTTCTTCCACATTCCAATCCCGGAAGTCCGTGATCTGTGGTACACACCCTTTTTTGGCCAGTTTCAGGAGGGTGTGGCGTGCTCCATCGTGCAATCAGGAGTCTTAAATACCTTTTTGTCCATGGGAAATGTAAAAGCCGCGTTCATAGGACACGACCATGTCAATGATTTCTGCGGAAATCTAAAAGGGGTATGGTTTTgttacggtggaggatttggaTACCATGCATATGGAAGACGAAATTGGCACAGAAGAGCGAGACTGATTGAGGCTAAGCTCGGGAAAGGAAAAGACACGTGGACAGGAGTTCAACGTATCAAGACGTGGAAACGTCTAGACGATGGAGACTTGAGCAAGATAGACGAACAAGTCCTATGGGAAGCTTCCTACTCGTTTCTGAAGTGA
- the LOC106371505 gene encoding transcription factor bHLH35, with the protein MDNVDQEFNNYWETNSFLQNEDFEYDSWPLEEAISGSYDSSSPDGAASSPASKNIVSERNRRQKLNQRLFALRSVVPNITKMDKASIIKDAISYIQGLQYEESKLEAEIRELESTPKSSLSFSKDFDRDLLVPVTSKKMKQLDSGPSRSLIEVLELKVTFMGERTVVVNVTCNKRTDTMVKLCEVFESLNLKIITSNLNSFSGMIFNTVFVEAEEEEQEVVRLKIETGIGAYNETQSPTLSIDSLY; encoded by the exons ATGGATAACGTCGACCAAGAGTTCAACAATTACTGGGAAACAAACTCCTTCCTCCAAAACGAAGACTTCGAATATGACAG CTGGCCTTTGGAGGAAGCGATTTCTGGGTCGTATGATTCGAGTTCGCCTGATGGGGCGGCTTCGTCTCCGGCTTCTAAGAATATTGTGTCGGAGAGAAACAGAAGACAGAAGCTTAACCAGAGACTCTTCGCTCTTCGATCAGTTGTCCCCAATATCACTAag ATGGATAAAGCATCAATAATCAAAGATGCAATTAGTTACATACAAGGGTTGCAATATGAAGAGTCGAAGCTCGAAGCGGAGATCAGAGAACTTGAATCTACTCCAAAGAGTAGCCTGAGCTTCAGTAAAGATTTTGATCGTGATTTGCTGGTTCCTGTCACATCCAAGAAGATGAAGCAGCTTGATTCTGGTCCTTCCCGTTCTCTCATTGAAGTTCTCGAA CTGAAGGTAACATTCATGGGAGAGAGGACAGTGGTAGTGAATGTAACATGTAATAAGAGGACAGACACAATGGTGAAACTGTGTGAAGTCTTTGAGTCATTGAATCTCAAAATCATCACTTCCAATCTCAACTCTTTCTCTGGCATGATCTTCAACACTGTCTTTGTTGAG GCGgaggaagaagaacaagaggtggtgagattaaaaatagaaacagGAATAGGAGCTTATAATGAAACTCAAAGCCCCACTTTGAGCATCGACTCTCTTTactaa